Proteins co-encoded in one Neodiprion lecontei isolate iyNeoLeco1 chromosome 3, iyNeoLeco1.1, whole genome shotgun sequence genomic window:
- the LOC107219860 gene encoding Fanconi anemia group D2 protein isoform X1, translating to MLLLIHARMDKRRLKKMPSLLGQTGTSRLSINNQDELCETKKQTPLKEGSKTCEENLTDDSGDESPVWSSSNRKKGRMLTSTQMSESRNVENVSQRARLASVSPERVIFSEDSDDNGTFVTKSKKLNKSKTPAKASKKLTAISPAVPKTPESKRKRLHRSNSSDSECTPTVASRKRRISVRTITPSKISGNSSETCCSVERNSEEDEDTEEFQPVNRKQLSGATRKSAVKNSKEDEDIEEFEPLSRKRLSGATRQSAVKNITTPQKRKKNERIGRNKPDAIEDESTDDDMFNEGSPKKGSRKHGKISPSQLLDSPATRLRKRNCIAEQKSLSKSPQHSRMSRGQSVKKSLMEKNVANYLRQFLKHAGIIITDDGPNELCKSRCDIVNNLNKLLSSKQYDKEEIIKHWTQYIENVDNLQNVLEQTVNDNQDVLIDENTESVARILLHVSPLQTGISVSLLDRLAMAVLVEETPSDVPWSGTLLRQFKFLEQIVEPNTFVVKLQELLESAQTCFQSEIISYLPDIVIDAQHHIIGEILSKLLDDNPELTEVILDCISRLTLSKDYLGRIREKCFELLQQNLKLNAVPTITRFILAESLLPETCIKALMAIRSIDMQALAGENIEECFTNQVLTVAALKRSNQVSKQIADAALTVVQRVKKDPKPLDLIMLLLNFSSNSAKKKNVETLVKNRVRSGFYRPSLLKSLYYDYKEVARDLQSVAITLASHLLKAGDRVYAEFAIEWFRLLFLSQAETVHKQQEVLAKIIKLTMAGTATSKNALAILSKMARDENERKHLQKHSHHLRTLLEEVDELDLEEVATVSDLLHGLCMSSNSTSEALQADLDIVLLKQLAASKPVTKCKGVLGALMAIKHAAAYPRTVERALQLFEQAIKAVKSCSRARALFYDQMADIIANTPDFDEKLLKETITDHFTAELSDLYLTKVTEYSGPLSVRFSLNSEAESPVDDEFGVSFGDGKDGSAVSALFRLIKACHMRGSDGDLSLIDGLLACPVFLPRDLNDPDEASLDQIFHCINWFRETISGFVTQTDSTMQRILLKRLDHLMNLQAELSMNLAMTGSHYQPPVCYFHYFPSPPFCKVEKRTGKRGNKTSLDKSGSLSEWSCWESGFDLISKNPAYFRQLDAKIAHLLDFSMEIRLTQSRPKTITIAQVCFIVKELLGMLENEASQSFMRDLVGLLPKVCSKLDQVITELRDKDDIQNRECLQLLLSLLAAIFNWKGFHNFVNNQMLREALRIVASQTDEMNTLLRSCKELVTQSCSYVESLADVATRIPVAIALVNLYEALIQHSESLASQHRGNLAKMAFGFLCLDWPEDKRNISSYRSAIKTLLKSWLNNEPDPLDTVVTLLKWLPEETEKLSKPQDSLARILSITKSTFNLLFNQIFLGLIEGVKKSLDVVKRDGERIQIWNSVATGVQRIVRICKMMEVKANWLLFLQRIPVLLRLFITSGMPVLEHNLKYHVEEVTGIVKQLQEGTRYLHVLCCHSTVTGDTTLAKYVPVAKSTLEKLVFSVKGMLVLNNSSQAFWMGNLINKDIKGQAIEMEQNTEESTTVSAGSITDMSEELLTDGTDESTDEEIE from the exons ATGTTATTG TTAATACATGCAAGAATGGATAAAAGAAGATTGAAGAAGATGCCAAGTCTGCTTGGTCAGACCGGAACTTCTAGGCTGTCGATCAATAATCAGGATGAACTCTGCGAaactaaaaaacaaacacCATTGAAAGAAGGATCTAAAACCTGTGAAGAAAACTTGACAGATGATTCAGGAGATGAATCTCCAGTTTGGTCCAGTTCAAatagaaagaaaggaagaatgCTTACCAGTACGCAAATGTCAGAATCAAGAAATGTGGAAAATGTCAGTCAGCGTGCAAGATTAGCGAGTGTTTCGCCCGAGCGCGTAATATTTTCAGAAGATTCGGATGACAATGGAACCTTTGTAACGAAATCAAAGAAGCTGAATAAAAGTAAAACTCCTGCCAAGgcatcaaaaaaattaactgccATTAGCCCTGCTGTACCTAAAACTCCAGAATCAAAACGTAAGAGACTACATAGAAGCAATTCTTCAGATTCAGAATGTACTCCAACTGTTGCAAGTCGGAAAAGGAGAATAAGCGTCAGAACAATTACTCCATCTAAAATATCTGGCAATAGTTCTGAAACTTGCTGTTcagttgaaagaaattcaGAAGAAGACGAGGATACCGAAGAATTTCAACCAGTCAACAGGAAGCAATTGAGTGGTGCAACCAGGAAATCCGCGGTGAAGAATTCCAAAGAAGATGAGGATATCGAAGAATTTGAACCACTCAGCAGGAAGCGATTAAGTGGTGCAACTAGGCAATCCGCAGTGAAAAACATAACTACTCcccaaaagagaaaaaaaaatgaacgaattGGTAGAAACAAACCAGATGCTATAGAAGATGAAAGTACAGATGATGACATGTTTAACGAAGGTTCACCTAAAAAAGGCTCACGAAAACATGGGAAAATATCTCCGTCACAGTTGTTAGATAGCCCTGCAACAAGATTGCGGAAACGCAACTGCATTGCTGAACAAAAGAGTTTATCAAAATCTCCCCAACATTCCAGAATGTCACGCGGCCAAAGTGTTAAGAAATCactgatggaaaaaaatgtggcTAATTATTTGAGGCAATTCCTGAAACACGCTGGTATCATTATTACTGACGACGGCCCCAATGAATTAT GTAAAAGTCGCTGTGATATTgttaataatttaaataagtTACTGAGCTCAAAACAATACGATAAAGAGGAAATTATTAAACATTGGACACAATACATCGAGAATGTAGATAATCTTCAAAATGTATTAGAACAAACTGTGAATGATAATCAAGATGTTTTAATTGATGAGAATACTGAATCTGTTGCACGAATTCTACTACATGTTTCACCTCTTCAGACAGGCATTTCTGTATCGCTTTTGGACCGACTTGCTATGGCTGTACTCGTTGA AGAAACGCCAAGCGATGTTCCTTGGTCAGGTACATTATTAAGACAATTCAAATTCTTGGAACAGATTGTCGAACCCAACACGTTTGTCGTAAAGCTTCAAGAATTGCTGGAATCAGCTCAAACGTGTTTTCAAAGTGAAATAATATCGTACTTACCCGACATTGTCATTGATGCCCAGCATCATATTATTGGTGAAATACTCAGTAAGCTTTTAGATGACAACCCAGAATTGACAGAGGTCATACTAGATTGTATATCCCGTTTGACCCTGAGTAAAGACTATTTGGGAAGGATTAGAGAGAAGTGCTTCGAATTGCTGCAacagaatttaaaattgaatgcCGTTCCTACTATAACAAG ATTTATTTTGGCCGAGTCATTACTTCCGGAAACTTGTATAAAGGCCTTAATGGCTATTCGATCCATAGACATGCAGGCACTTGCTggtgaaaatatcgaagaaTGTTTTACCAATCAAGTTCTGACTGTTGCTGCCCTAAAAAGGTCAAATCAAGTGTCCAAGCAAATAGCTGATGCTGCATTAACTGTTGTGCAACGTGTTAAAAAGGATCCAAAACCACTGGACCTGATTATGTTGTTACTCAATTTCTCAAGTAAcagtgcaaaaaaaaagaacgttgAGACTTTGGTGAAAAATCGGGTCCGATCTGGTTTTTATAGGCCCAGCTTATTAAAATCTCTTTATTACGATTATAAAGAG GTGGCTAGAGATTTACAGTCTGTGGCAATTACTCTGGCCTCTCATCTATTAAAAGCTGGTGATCGTGTGTATGCTGAATTTGCAATTGAATGGtttcgattattatttctaaGTCAAGCCGAAACTGTTCACAAGCAACAAGAAGTCCTtgcaaaaattatcaaattaacTATGGCTGGAACGGCAACATCAAAAAATGCCCTTGCAATTCTCAGTAAGATGGCACgtgatgaaaatgaaaggaaacATTTACAAAAACATTCCCATCATCTAAGGACTCTTCTTGAAGAAGTTGATGAACTCGACTTGGAAGAGGTTGCTACTGTCAGCGATTTGTTACACGGTTTATGCATGAGTTCTAATTCAACGTCCGAAGCACTGCAAGCTGACTTGGACATTGTTCTATTGAAGCAACTGGCTGCGTCAAAACCAGT GACCAAATGCAAGGGTGTCTTAGGAGCACTAATGGCTATTAAACATGCAGCAGCATATCCAAGGACCGTAGAACGCGCATTACAATTATTTG aGCAAGCAATAAAGGCTGTGAAGAGCTGCTCCAGGGCTCGGGCTTTGTTTTATGACCAAATGGCAGATATTATTGCAAATACCCCGGACTTTGATGAAAAACTTTTGAAGGAAACTATCACGGATCATTTTACAGCTGAGTTATCTGATCTCTATCTCACAAAAGTGACAGAGTATAG TGGACCTTTGTCGGTGCGATTCTCACTTAATTCAGAAGCGGAATCACCCGTGGATGATGAATTTGGAGTGAGTTTTGGTGATGGTAAAGACGGTTCAGCAGTGTCGGCCTTATTTCGGCTCATTAAAGCTTGCCACATGAGAGGAAGTGATGGTGACCTATCATTGATTGATGGTCTATTGGCGTGCCCAGTTTTCCTACCGAGAGATCTCAATGACCCGGATGAAGCTTCACtggatcaaatttttcattgcatCAATTG GTTCAGAGAAACAATTAGTGGCTTTGTAACTCAAACAGACAGCAcaatgcaaagaattttactAAAACGGTTGGACCACTTAATGAATCTTCAAGCCGAACTAAGCATGAATTTAGCAATGACTGGATCTCACTATCAACCACCAGTATGCTATTTCCACTATTTTCCATCACCGCCGTTTTGCAAGGTCGAAAAAAGAACGGGCAAACGTGGTAATAAAACCTCTCTAGACAAATCCGGCAGTCTTTCTGAATGGTCTTGCTGGGAATCAGGTTTTGATCTAATTTCGAAGAACCCTGCTTATTTTAGACAGCTAGATGCAAAG ATAGCGCATCTTCTCGATTTTTCGATGGAAATAAGATTGACTCAAAGTAGACCAAAAACGATCACAATAGCTCAAGTATGTTTCATAGTTAAGGAACTCTTGGGAATGTTGGAAAATGAAGCTTCTCAATCGTTTATGAGAGATTTGGTTGGATTATTGCCCAAGGTATGTAGTAAGTTGGACCAGGTAATAACTGAGTTACGTGATAAAGATGATATTCAGAATAGAGAATGCTTGCAATTACTGTTGAGTCTTCTGGCTGCAATTTTCAATTGGAAAGGATTTCATAACTTTGTGAACAACCAAATGCTGAGAG aGGCATTGAGGATTGTTGCAAGTCAGACTGATGAAATGAACACGTTATTGCGATCCTGCAAAGAATTGGTAACTCAATCATGTTCATATGTCGAATCATTAGCTGACGTTGCTACGCGAATTCCTGTTGCAATTGCACTTGTTAATTTGTATGAAGCTTTGATACAACATTCAGAAAGTCTCGCTAGTCAACATAGAGGAAATTTGG CAAAAATGGCGTTTGGATTTTTGTGTCTTGATTGGCCTGAAGATAAGCGGAATATTTCATCCTATAGATCTGCCATTAAGACTCTTTTGAAAAGTTGGCTCAACAATGAACCGGATCCCTTAGACACTGTGGTAACACTGTTAAAGTGGTTGCCAGAAGAAACTGAGAAATTGTCAAAACCTCAGGACTCCTTAGCCAGAATACTCTCTATTACCAAAAGCACCTTCAATTTACtgttcaatcaaatttttttaggaCTAATCGAAGGTGTCAAGAAATCACTAGATGTAGTTAAAAG aGATGGCGAAAGAATACAAATTTGGAATTCTGTTGCAACTGGTGTGCAAAGAATTGTTCGAATTTGTAAGATGATGGAGGTCAAGGCCAATTGGCTCCTATTTTTGCAACGTATTCCCGTGTTATTGAGGTTGTTCATAACTTCTGGCATGCCAGTTCTTGAGCATAACTTAAAATATCACGTCGAAGAAGTAACGGGAATTGTAAAACAATTGCAAG AAGGAACAAGGTATCTCCACGTTCTGTGTTGCCACAGCACGGTAACAGGTGACACGACTTTAGCCAAATACGTTCCTGTTGCCAAATCAACACTTGAGAAATTAGTCTTCAGTGTAAAAGGAATGCTTGTGCTGAACAACAGTTCGCAGGCGTTTTGGATGGGGAATTTGATAAACAAAGACATAAAAGGACAAGCAATTGAAATGGAG CAGAATACTGAAGAGTCAACCACTGTGTCAGCTGGCTCCATAACAGATATGTCCGAAGAATTGCTTACGGATGGGACAGATGAAAGTACAGACGAGGAGATCGAGTGA
- the LOC107219860 gene encoding Fanconi anemia group D2 protein isoform X2, which produces MDKRRLKKMPSLLGQTGTSRLSINNQDELCETKKQTPLKEGSKTCEENLTDDSGDESPVWSSSNRKKGRMLTSTQMSESRNVENVSQRARLASVSPERVIFSEDSDDNGTFVTKSKKLNKSKTPAKASKKLTAISPAVPKTPESKRKRLHRSNSSDSECTPTVASRKRRISVRTITPSKISGNSSETCCSVERNSEEDEDTEEFQPVNRKQLSGATRKSAVKNSKEDEDIEEFEPLSRKRLSGATRQSAVKNITTPQKRKKNERIGRNKPDAIEDESTDDDMFNEGSPKKGSRKHGKISPSQLLDSPATRLRKRNCIAEQKSLSKSPQHSRMSRGQSVKKSLMEKNVANYLRQFLKHAGIIITDDGPNELCKSRCDIVNNLNKLLSSKQYDKEEIIKHWTQYIENVDNLQNVLEQTVNDNQDVLIDENTESVARILLHVSPLQTGISVSLLDRLAMAVLVEETPSDVPWSGTLLRQFKFLEQIVEPNTFVVKLQELLESAQTCFQSEIISYLPDIVIDAQHHIIGEILSKLLDDNPELTEVILDCISRLTLSKDYLGRIREKCFELLQQNLKLNAVPTITRFILAESLLPETCIKALMAIRSIDMQALAGENIEECFTNQVLTVAALKRSNQVSKQIADAALTVVQRVKKDPKPLDLIMLLLNFSSNSAKKKNVETLVKNRVRSGFYRPSLLKSLYYDYKEVARDLQSVAITLASHLLKAGDRVYAEFAIEWFRLLFLSQAETVHKQQEVLAKIIKLTMAGTATSKNALAILSKMARDENERKHLQKHSHHLRTLLEEVDELDLEEVATVSDLLHGLCMSSNSTSEALQADLDIVLLKQLAASKPVTKCKGVLGALMAIKHAAAYPRTVERALQLFEQAIKAVKSCSRARALFYDQMADIIANTPDFDEKLLKETITDHFTAELSDLYLTKVTEYSGPLSVRFSLNSEAESPVDDEFGVSFGDGKDGSAVSALFRLIKACHMRGSDGDLSLIDGLLACPVFLPRDLNDPDEASLDQIFHCINWFRETISGFVTQTDSTMQRILLKRLDHLMNLQAELSMNLAMTGSHYQPPVCYFHYFPSPPFCKVEKRTGKRGNKTSLDKSGSLSEWSCWESGFDLISKNPAYFRQLDAKIAHLLDFSMEIRLTQSRPKTITIAQVCFIVKELLGMLENEASQSFMRDLVGLLPKVCSKLDQVITELRDKDDIQNRECLQLLLSLLAAIFNWKGFHNFVNNQMLREALRIVASQTDEMNTLLRSCKELVTQSCSYVESLADVATRIPVAIALVNLYEALIQHSESLASQHRGNLAKMAFGFLCLDWPEDKRNISSYRSAIKTLLKSWLNNEPDPLDTVVTLLKWLPEETEKLSKPQDSLARILSITKSTFNLLFNQIFLGLIEGVKKSLDVVKRDGERIQIWNSVATGVQRIVRICKMMEVKANWLLFLQRIPVLLRLFITSGMPVLEHNLKYHVEEVTGIVKQLQEGTRYLHVLCCHSTVTGDTTLAKYVPVAKSTLEKLVFSVKGMLVLNNSSQAFWMGNLINKDIKGQAIEMEQNTEESTTVSAGSITDMSEELLTDGTDESTDEEIE; this is translated from the exons ATGGATAAAAGAAGATTGAAGAAGATGCCAAGTCTGCTTGGTCAGACCGGAACTTCTAGGCTGTCGATCAATAATCAGGATGAACTCTGCGAaactaaaaaacaaacacCATTGAAAGAAGGATCTAAAACCTGTGAAGAAAACTTGACAGATGATTCAGGAGATGAATCTCCAGTTTGGTCCAGTTCAAatagaaagaaaggaagaatgCTTACCAGTACGCAAATGTCAGAATCAAGAAATGTGGAAAATGTCAGTCAGCGTGCAAGATTAGCGAGTGTTTCGCCCGAGCGCGTAATATTTTCAGAAGATTCGGATGACAATGGAACCTTTGTAACGAAATCAAAGAAGCTGAATAAAAGTAAAACTCCTGCCAAGgcatcaaaaaaattaactgccATTAGCCCTGCTGTACCTAAAACTCCAGAATCAAAACGTAAGAGACTACATAGAAGCAATTCTTCAGATTCAGAATGTACTCCAACTGTTGCAAGTCGGAAAAGGAGAATAAGCGTCAGAACAATTACTCCATCTAAAATATCTGGCAATAGTTCTGAAACTTGCTGTTcagttgaaagaaattcaGAAGAAGACGAGGATACCGAAGAATTTCAACCAGTCAACAGGAAGCAATTGAGTGGTGCAACCAGGAAATCCGCGGTGAAGAATTCCAAAGAAGATGAGGATATCGAAGAATTTGAACCACTCAGCAGGAAGCGATTAAGTGGTGCAACTAGGCAATCCGCAGTGAAAAACATAACTACTCcccaaaagagaaaaaaaaatgaacgaattGGTAGAAACAAACCAGATGCTATAGAAGATGAAAGTACAGATGATGACATGTTTAACGAAGGTTCACCTAAAAAAGGCTCACGAAAACATGGGAAAATATCTCCGTCACAGTTGTTAGATAGCCCTGCAACAAGATTGCGGAAACGCAACTGCATTGCTGAACAAAAGAGTTTATCAAAATCTCCCCAACATTCCAGAATGTCACGCGGCCAAAGTGTTAAGAAATCactgatggaaaaaaatgtggcTAATTATTTGAGGCAATTCCTGAAACACGCTGGTATCATTATTACTGACGACGGCCCCAATGAATTAT GTAAAAGTCGCTGTGATATTgttaataatttaaataagtTACTGAGCTCAAAACAATACGATAAAGAGGAAATTATTAAACATTGGACACAATACATCGAGAATGTAGATAATCTTCAAAATGTATTAGAACAAACTGTGAATGATAATCAAGATGTTTTAATTGATGAGAATACTGAATCTGTTGCACGAATTCTACTACATGTTTCACCTCTTCAGACAGGCATTTCTGTATCGCTTTTGGACCGACTTGCTATGGCTGTACTCGTTGA AGAAACGCCAAGCGATGTTCCTTGGTCAGGTACATTATTAAGACAATTCAAATTCTTGGAACAGATTGTCGAACCCAACACGTTTGTCGTAAAGCTTCAAGAATTGCTGGAATCAGCTCAAACGTGTTTTCAAAGTGAAATAATATCGTACTTACCCGACATTGTCATTGATGCCCAGCATCATATTATTGGTGAAATACTCAGTAAGCTTTTAGATGACAACCCAGAATTGACAGAGGTCATACTAGATTGTATATCCCGTTTGACCCTGAGTAAAGACTATTTGGGAAGGATTAGAGAGAAGTGCTTCGAATTGCTGCAacagaatttaaaattgaatgcCGTTCCTACTATAACAAG ATTTATTTTGGCCGAGTCATTACTTCCGGAAACTTGTATAAAGGCCTTAATGGCTATTCGATCCATAGACATGCAGGCACTTGCTggtgaaaatatcgaagaaTGTTTTACCAATCAAGTTCTGACTGTTGCTGCCCTAAAAAGGTCAAATCAAGTGTCCAAGCAAATAGCTGATGCTGCATTAACTGTTGTGCAACGTGTTAAAAAGGATCCAAAACCACTGGACCTGATTATGTTGTTACTCAATTTCTCAAGTAAcagtgcaaaaaaaaagaacgttgAGACTTTGGTGAAAAATCGGGTCCGATCTGGTTTTTATAGGCCCAGCTTATTAAAATCTCTTTATTACGATTATAAAGAG GTGGCTAGAGATTTACAGTCTGTGGCAATTACTCTGGCCTCTCATCTATTAAAAGCTGGTGATCGTGTGTATGCTGAATTTGCAATTGAATGGtttcgattattatttctaaGTCAAGCCGAAACTGTTCACAAGCAACAAGAAGTCCTtgcaaaaattatcaaattaacTATGGCTGGAACGGCAACATCAAAAAATGCCCTTGCAATTCTCAGTAAGATGGCACgtgatgaaaatgaaaggaaacATTTACAAAAACATTCCCATCATCTAAGGACTCTTCTTGAAGAAGTTGATGAACTCGACTTGGAAGAGGTTGCTACTGTCAGCGATTTGTTACACGGTTTATGCATGAGTTCTAATTCAACGTCCGAAGCACTGCAAGCTGACTTGGACATTGTTCTATTGAAGCAACTGGCTGCGTCAAAACCAGT GACCAAATGCAAGGGTGTCTTAGGAGCACTAATGGCTATTAAACATGCAGCAGCATATCCAAGGACCGTAGAACGCGCATTACAATTATTTG aGCAAGCAATAAAGGCTGTGAAGAGCTGCTCCAGGGCTCGGGCTTTGTTTTATGACCAAATGGCAGATATTATTGCAAATACCCCGGACTTTGATGAAAAACTTTTGAAGGAAACTATCACGGATCATTTTACAGCTGAGTTATCTGATCTCTATCTCACAAAAGTGACAGAGTATAG TGGACCTTTGTCGGTGCGATTCTCACTTAATTCAGAAGCGGAATCACCCGTGGATGATGAATTTGGAGTGAGTTTTGGTGATGGTAAAGACGGTTCAGCAGTGTCGGCCTTATTTCGGCTCATTAAAGCTTGCCACATGAGAGGAAGTGATGGTGACCTATCATTGATTGATGGTCTATTGGCGTGCCCAGTTTTCCTACCGAGAGATCTCAATGACCCGGATGAAGCTTCACtggatcaaatttttcattgcatCAATTG GTTCAGAGAAACAATTAGTGGCTTTGTAACTCAAACAGACAGCAcaatgcaaagaattttactAAAACGGTTGGACCACTTAATGAATCTTCAAGCCGAACTAAGCATGAATTTAGCAATGACTGGATCTCACTATCAACCACCAGTATGCTATTTCCACTATTTTCCATCACCGCCGTTTTGCAAGGTCGAAAAAAGAACGGGCAAACGTGGTAATAAAACCTCTCTAGACAAATCCGGCAGTCTTTCTGAATGGTCTTGCTGGGAATCAGGTTTTGATCTAATTTCGAAGAACCCTGCTTATTTTAGACAGCTAGATGCAAAG ATAGCGCATCTTCTCGATTTTTCGATGGAAATAAGATTGACTCAAAGTAGACCAAAAACGATCACAATAGCTCAAGTATGTTTCATAGTTAAGGAACTCTTGGGAATGTTGGAAAATGAAGCTTCTCAATCGTTTATGAGAGATTTGGTTGGATTATTGCCCAAGGTATGTAGTAAGTTGGACCAGGTAATAACTGAGTTACGTGATAAAGATGATATTCAGAATAGAGAATGCTTGCAATTACTGTTGAGTCTTCTGGCTGCAATTTTCAATTGGAAAGGATTTCATAACTTTGTGAACAACCAAATGCTGAGAG aGGCATTGAGGATTGTTGCAAGTCAGACTGATGAAATGAACACGTTATTGCGATCCTGCAAAGAATTGGTAACTCAATCATGTTCATATGTCGAATCATTAGCTGACGTTGCTACGCGAATTCCTGTTGCAATTGCACTTGTTAATTTGTATGAAGCTTTGATACAACATTCAGAAAGTCTCGCTAGTCAACATAGAGGAAATTTGG CAAAAATGGCGTTTGGATTTTTGTGTCTTGATTGGCCTGAAGATAAGCGGAATATTTCATCCTATAGATCTGCCATTAAGACTCTTTTGAAAAGTTGGCTCAACAATGAACCGGATCCCTTAGACACTGTGGTAACACTGTTAAAGTGGTTGCCAGAAGAAACTGAGAAATTGTCAAAACCTCAGGACTCCTTAGCCAGAATACTCTCTATTACCAAAAGCACCTTCAATTTACtgttcaatcaaatttttttaggaCTAATCGAAGGTGTCAAGAAATCACTAGATGTAGTTAAAAG aGATGGCGAAAGAATACAAATTTGGAATTCTGTTGCAACTGGTGTGCAAAGAATTGTTCGAATTTGTAAGATGATGGAGGTCAAGGCCAATTGGCTCCTATTTTTGCAACGTATTCCCGTGTTATTGAGGTTGTTCATAACTTCTGGCATGCCAGTTCTTGAGCATAACTTAAAATATCACGTCGAAGAAGTAACGGGAATTGTAAAACAATTGCAAG AAGGAACAAGGTATCTCCACGTTCTGTGTTGCCACAGCACGGTAACAGGTGACACGACTTTAGCCAAATACGTTCCTGTTGCCAAATCAACACTTGAGAAATTAGTCTTCAGTGTAAAAGGAATGCTTGTGCTGAACAACAGTTCGCAGGCGTTTTGGATGGGGAATTTGATAAACAAAGACATAAAAGGACAAGCAATTGAAATGGAG CAGAATACTGAAGAGTCAACCACTGTGTCAGCTGGCTCCATAACAGATATGTCCGAAGAATTGCTTACGGATGGGACAGATGAAAGTACAGACGAGGAGATCGAGTGA